The Leopardus geoffroyi isolate Oge1 chromosome D3, O.geoffroyi_Oge1_pat1.0, whole genome shotgun sequence region GGATGGTAAAGAGACCTTCCTGGTGGTGGGTCTGTtctcagtaataataataaggctCTTTTCAGTACCTACAATGGTTCCCCCAGTAATGGTGACGTgggttctttaattttttggtctttttaccTGTCATTAGGCAGGAGAGCTACGTACTGCCTTGGATCAGACATCTAACCCTGCAGTACTGAGGCTTTGTGAGTCACAGGCACAATGTGCCCATTTAGTGACATTACCTAGGGTGTGGTGTCAGGGCAGTTATTATGACTTAAGAGTCAGGAGAGAATCACCTTATGCAGACATCGTTTTGGGGCACCATGAAACACAAGAGCTGCTGGGCTATCGGTTGGAATGAAGGAAAAGTTAGGAACAAAAGAGAAGGGGACTTCTTCCAGAAGATAGCATCGTGGTTTTAAGTAGCTTAGAATATAACTGTAAGAATAACTACTAACTGActagggaaacaaaggcaagagacaCGTAgctgaaattaaatttccttacagcttgcagcccactgacaCCTGAAACCTCCAGAGTGTGACCTTCCTCAGGGACTCATGGCTGCCTCAATGTTTATAtgtcattaaaaactaaaagtaactTTATCTTAATGGCACCTAAGCCCCAcaaggtcctgaaagccttgcttcaAAATCCTTAGAAACTTACTTTATCTCTATTCTCCTTCCCAccacaaacttaaaagtataCAATCAGTCCTTCACAACcgcagtgcagctctttctgcccacaggtcctgtccctgtgctatattaaaattacctttttgcaccaaaaatgtctcaagaattcttagCCGTTTGCTCATGAACCCCACTTCCTAATTTCATCattaaggtttcttttcttttcttttaaaattatttttatttatttatttattaaaaaaaatttttttaatgtttattcatttttgagagacagagagagacagagcatgagtggggaaggggcagagagagagagagagacgcagaatcccaagcaggctccaggctctgagctgccagcacagagcccgatgcggggctcgaactcacaaactatgagatcatgacctgagccgaagtcgggcgctcaaccgactgagccacccaggcgccccttttaaattatttttaaatgtttatttattttgagagacagagtataagcggggagggacagagagacagggagacagtgaatccacagcaggctccaggttccgagctgtcaccacagagctggacgtggggctcgaactcacgaaccatggatcctgacctgagccgaagtcagaaggttaaccgactgagccacccaggcgcccctcatcgtTAAGGTTTCGATATGATGTTTTAGACGGTTTCCATATAATGTCTGCAATGATCATAGCAACGCTGAAAAGTAGGTATTCTcagtccattttacagaggggaaaGGGCAGCTCTGAAGGGCTGGGCAAGATTACGTTTCTGGCGGGTACAGGCTGGGATTCCAAGGCAAGGGTGTCTGACTGTAGCCCACCCAGGGCAGCCACCACTTGTGCTGACTCTACCACCAGTGATGCAGCAGCTCACGGTTAGAGCGACTTGTTGGAGCAACTGATGGGGTCACATAGACCTTGCTAGAGACCCTCTATCCCCGAATCTGACATCTGCCTAGTGATGGTCTCTCTTGGTGTTAATCTCTCTTTGCTTGCGTCTAAACTAGATAggagggggcacgtgggtggctcagttgcttgagtgtctgacccctgatttcggctcaggtcaccatcttgccgTTTgcgggttcgaaccccatgtaggactctgcactgacagcgctgaatccctgcttgggatcctctctccccctctctctctgcccctccccaacttgtgcgcacacgcgcgtgcgcgctctctctctctctctctttcaaaaatgaataaataaataaataaatacataaatacgtACATatcaaaaaagtaataaataaattggatAGAAATTATACCCCAGCTTCACTCTTTCCCATGTTTAGAAAGGCCTTGGTCTGAGCCTCAGAGGCATCATTTTGAACAAAGGGCAAAATCCCCCCAATAGTTGAGTAAAGGGAAGAGTATCATTATGGCAGTATTTCTCAGCTGGGGACGGTTCCTCTTCCTCTCATCCCAGGGACATCTGGCAAGGCCCGCAGACATTTTTGGTGTCACAAATGGAGGAAGGTGTGCTACTGGCAGTTAGTCTGCCGCTAAGCATCCTACAGTACCCAGGACTgcacccccacacacccccaagaattatccagccccagaTGTCAATGACACTCAGGTTGAGAAGCCTTGCTTTATGAGGACAGTTGAGCAGGAAGATAGTGCTCCCCCGAGGCGGCTGACCATGGCCTTGTATCCACTGCAGTGGGAAGAGACAAAGCTTGGTGGATGATGGATTGTTTTCTCTTCACAGGTCCTTCATTTTGGAAACATCAAAGATGTACCCTTTGGATTTCAAACAGTGACATCGGATGTAAACAAACTTAGTTCCTTTTACTCCCTGAAACTGATCAAACGACTCTACGTAGACAAATCTCTGAATCCTTCTACAGTAAGTGGGTTAAAGCAATTCGCACCATTCGACTCTTTACCAGGAGTGGCATTTTCACGCGGTTACACCCACCACTTCGTTTTCAGCGAAATCCACTTCTAAGATGCTCATTGATGATTTGAagcttattaaaataaatcagcCCTGGTGGGGAGTGTGGGGTCTCTTGATCAGATGGGGGGCGCCAAGTGTGGTGTGGCCCAATCTGATGGAGGCtggcgggagggtgggggggggttgggggtgggagtgggggtggggggggtggggagggccccgaggcagaacaaaggagatagaagtttattgataCACCgccaggaggggcagacaggacaGCCCTGAGAAAGTAGTGGGGAGCTTAGTTAAGGGGGGAGGTGAAGGGGTAAGGGAATGTATggaattctccttttttaatatCTGTGACCATTGGGTCAGCTAGGGTTCTCCTTAAACAGCAGGGCAAACGACCTGGATGAACATTTTGAGTTCTCAAAAGTTCTCCGCCTCATCTGTTTCTGCATACAGTATTCTCTTGATGTTTcccaaatcaatgagaaaaataacaactGTATGAATTAATAGTTTTCATCTGTCACAaattggttttgtttgctttactCGGCTGGTCGCGTGGGTATCTGTACAAGGTAGCTCTAGGTATTTAATTTTAGCTGTTTCTTGAAGGAATCATCTAAAGTATACTGTAGTATCCTTAAATTTGATCCCAGAGTATATCACAATATTTTTCAAGTCTGTATTTGAAACACGTAGCCAGCATTCTAGACTACCACATAGACGTTCTTTCTCTACTTTAACAATAAAGAATTGATTCAGTTTGTGGTTGCCTGTTCGAAACTGCAAGCTCTCCAAATCTAAAAGGTAGACGGTCAGTTAAATAGCTTACCATAGTTTTACTACTTGCTACTGTAGCTGTCTTTCTGGTTGAGATCTTTTGAGGACATCCATCACTAGATTATTGTTGTgacttcattcttaaaaaaatttttttaatgtttattcatttttttgagagggagagagagagacagagcacgagtcagggaggggcagagagagagggagacacagaatctgaagcaggctccaggctctgagctgagctgtcagcccagagcccgacgcggggctcaaactcacgaaccatgagatcacgagctgagccgaagtcgatgcttgacccactgagccacccaggcgccccatgttgtaACTTTATTCTTATTGCTTGAAGACATATATACACAGCATTCTTTTCTGCTGACAATCacccagagaattaaaaaaaaaaaaaaaatactgagatgtGAGCTGGGGTCGGAGCATGGAAAGTTTTTTGAAAGCTCCCCAGGTGGTCCTTAGGGAGATGCTGAATACATTTTGTGCCAGCAGTGAGGACAGTGGAGGTGTCTTTATGTTGGTGAGGCTCTGATGTTTTGGGGTGGCCCCAGTTCTCTCAGTCAACGGCAACACGCAGTCCCAAGGTTGGGTTGTAGTTCACAGATGCAAAGTGGCTGAGGCTGTCGCTGCTCTGAAGAAATTCAAGGGGCCCCCTGTGCTTAGGACGTTTAATCAGCTATGTTTCATTTGGTTGAACTTCCGTTcaacattttgaattatttcaacCAAACTTGGAgttgaaagagatttttttcaaagccggtttaaagaaatttttgaagtttaaagaaattttttccaTCCTTCTGTTGGGTGTACATCACTTGCAAATGCACCAAGAATAGAACAAAGGAGCGCGCGGCCTGAGGGGGGCTGCCTGCCTCAGAACTACCTGGATGTTTGTGAAAAGTGCTAATTCCTGGCCTCAGATCACTCAATGGGGATGGGTCTTGGGGTTTGGCATTTTTAACAATAGAACCCCTGCCACGTTCACTACGGAGCCGGAGCCGGGGAGCCGTGTTTCAAACTTAAAGGTGAGAAGAGTCCCccgggaatcttgttaaaatgcacattctggttcagtaggtctggggtggggcctgagagcctgcatttcttttcttttcttttttttttttaccgtttatttatttttgagagagagagacagagtggggggaggggcagagagagagggagacacagaatcggaagcagcctccaggctctggtctgtcagcacagagtcccatgcgaGGTTCAAACCctggaaccttgagatcatgacctgaaccaaagtcagatgtttaatcaactgagccacccaggcgccccaagaatttgcatttctattaagATCCCAGGTGATGCTGTGGCTCTTGGTCCTTGAGCTCCACTTTCAGTAGCAAGAAATCTCTAGAGTTGGTATGAATTTCAGTGAGTAAGAGTTTTCTGCTCACAGAGTTCTCTTTTCTGTACATTTCTTCTGTTctaagatatctatctatatctatatctatatctatatctatatctatataatataccCTTTAATGTTTCTAAGTTGGAATTCATATTATAACTCTTGTGTAgcataatgtttctttctttcctccaaagcTGCTACTACACTGAGAGAGGCATTTAATAATAGCTATTGTCTTAGAATTGAAGAAATGAAACACTTTATACGAAGGgcatttcattgatttccacaTGAAGCCTCCATTTATAGTATTTACAGATGCTGAAAGGGTATTCACCCACCTGGACATTTTACAAACCCCAATTTAGTTGGAATCATGGAAGGGCACGATGGTTTGACTGCAGAGTTCaggtattttgtgattttatgaGCTGGACGTTTTTCAGGAGTTCATCAGCTCTACAAAGAGACCCTACGCGAAGGAAATGGAAACCGTTGACTTCAAAGATAAATTGGAAGAGACGAAAAGTCAGATCAACCAGTCCATCAAGGACCTCACCGACGGCAAGTATCTTTTACTTACTTGGACACCGCCTTCTCTTGACTCTTTCTGCTAAGCAGAGGACTGAACATCTGGAGGCTTCCTTGGATGCTTTCAGTAGACAGGCTAGATTCTTGCCCTTGAAATGCCAGACATGTCAACCACGTGACTCCTGGGCGTGTCGACACCCTTGTCATCTAAGGCTTGGCAGGAATTCCTGGTGCTTCAGTTCTGGTCCACTTTGCTGTGCTCCCCAGGGAGCTGCTGGCTGGTCCTCCtggagccccagccctgcctccaaCAGAGCGTGGCTTTGGGCCACTCACTGGCCAGTTTCTCGATGCGGAGACGAAGGGCTTGGGCTTTAACTTAATCCCTGCGGCCACCTTCGGCTCAAAAATTCTGcaaattttttgaaggaaaaaaggacaaaagctCCTAGGCAATCAAACACAcgtccagaaaaaaacaaaacaaagcgaACTGAGGAGGAAACTTGTCCTCAGACCCACCACTCCCAGTTCTGGTCTGCCCTCTGCTAGCCTCAGGGTCTCTTCCGCAGTATCTGCCTGGTCCTGCCCCTGGCtcagtgctctctctcctcctgcaccgaccctccccgccccaccccacctccatggTGAGTCTTCCTCCCCAGATAGGAATTGGAGCTGGGATGAGTCTGAGTGCCGGTCAGTGTCCATGTGTCCCTTCCCGGGGACATGTTTGTGTGGCACAGAGTGGACTTGTTGGGACACAGCACTTAAATGTGAAGGACTGACTGTGCAGATGAACCTTTCAGGTCCCACCTGCGGTCCCGGGAAGGTCACGCTTCTCGGCAAGGGAGACACGCTTCCTGTAGGAATGGCCAGAGGGGTCCTGTCGCCCTGTAGGAATGGCCAGAGGGGTCCTGTCGTGCCGCTGACTCAGGAATGACAGGTTCCACGCTGTAACTGCAGAGTGAGGCCATGGAGAGAACGTGGTCTCAGAGCCATGGaagacccaggttcaaatccaGACACTGCCACTTTGCACTGAGTTACTTGGATAGAGAACCTCAGTTTACTGAACTGTAAAATGGGGCATATGTTACTTGGTTAATTTTTACACGGCTGTTGTGAGAATCAGGTTAGACAATATAGGTTAACGAATAATACAAGATAGCGAAGATAATATATGGTAGCCATAGCTATGCGTGGACACACAtgcatattcatacatatatatatatgtccttGAAATGACCTTTTCATTGCCTTcatatgtaaagaaaaaacaGGTATAAGTAACACCAGGCTGcgcacaatttaaaaatttataagcaAAAGCAGCTCCGTTTAAATCGCTGTGTAATTGTTTTGCTTCTAGAATTGCCATATAATTGTATTTTGCTCTCCAAGGGCCTTTAAAAGACCTTCCCAAATTTAAGGTTTTTATGGGAGAAGATAGCTTAGTGAAAAGTCCTCTGAGTTTAGAATCAGAAATTCGAGGTTTCAGTTGAAATGACCACCTGCTGGCTCCCCTTCTTCTCTGGTCTTTAAGTTCCGTCTTTGACATGATTACGGATTCAGCACATCATGTGATGTTGGCGGGACTGAAAATGCGGGGCTCCTTATTAAAACAGGTATTACGCATTTTAAGGTGGTGACAGGGGAGCATAAAGCCAGTACAGGGCCCTGCACACACGCCGCCACGGGTCCACGAAGCGGGTCCTGAGTGGAGAGGTGACAATCCGAGGGATTAGGTCAGTGAGAATCCCTTGCAAAACATGTCAGTACTATTCAAATGTGAGGACTTTGCTCTATCAAGGCATTATCACCACTGAACTGTTGTGGCTGTTGGGAGCTTGATCTCTGCGGTAATTACAGTGCTGACCTTGACACAAACAGGTGTCTGCAGCAATGTAAtctttgggtgggggaggggagggtgccaAGCTGTTTGGCCAAGAGCGCAGCTTGGTTCTGTGCGGCTCTGCTTTCCAGCTGCGGGCACGAGGAAGGCTGCTTGGCCTTTCCGAGTCCCAGGTTCCTCAAGTATAAAATGCGGCGGACGATCCTGGCCTTACAGGATCATTGTGAGGGAATACGCGTGAAAAGGCTAAAATTACACTCGTGCATTTTCATCCCAGAGCACAGGCTTTGCAGTCCAAAAGACTCATTTGAATCCCGAATCCCTCCTTGCTCATGTGTCATCTCGGGCAAGTGACTTAACAGCAAGTCTCAgcgtcctcatctgtaaaatggggagaaatacACGATATCGTGCATAGGAAATCTCTAGCACACTGCCCCACACAAGGCATTCAAAAGGGGTAGCtcgtgtttttcttcttcctgttcttcctgttcttctccctcccttcccctctgctttctgcccgccccacccctgctgccagATCTCTTCGGTAAGTCTTCTCGCAACAggatgaaaggagagaaaggaacccttgtgAGGCATTCCGGGCCATCGATCGAACCTTGCGTGGGTGGCTCCAGCCGTGACAAATACCCAGGGAGCGGATGCGGTGTGGAGCCCAGATGTGGTGTTGAAGAATAACCCTGTGCAATCTGTGGTTTCCTACAATTGTTTGCAGGCCGCTTTGAGAACATTTTGTCTGACAGCAGTGTCAGTGACCAGACCCAAATCCTTGTGGTTAATGCTGCCTACTTCGTTGGAAAGTGGATGAAGAAATTTCCTGAATCCGAAACCAGAGAATGCCCTTTCAGAATCAACAAGGTACGTAAGGCCGCATGTCAAAGACTCCCAAGTACAGATctgaaaaattatggaaaattgaGGCATAGGAAGTAGTGTGCCTTTCCTGAGACCAATggttgggaggggaggggtgggcaaaGAACCATAATCCCCTCTTATAATAGTGAGCACGCCCCCACTGCACCCAGAGgtgtagtttttatatttaagaaagtgTTCATGGACGGAAGGGAGGGGGAGTGCGGGGGACTCCTTTACTGTCATTAAATCATAAAGCTGGGAGGTGTCAGATCCTGGAGACTCAGACTCTAGAAGAGAGTCACCCAAAATTTGAAATGTCACTGATTTTTCAGCGTGGCCTCTAACCAAGCAGGAAAACACTGCTCCAGGCTGTGTGGGGATACGCCCTCCTTTTGAATGCGGACTTTTCCTTTGTTTCCGTTGCATTACTTTTGTCAGCCTCTGAACTTTTTCACAGGTCTTACTAAATAAACCTTTTCTCCTGTCCCATGGTGTCTTCTTTAAGGGTAGACTAAATTGAGGAAGTTATATTATGAGAGGTGTAAATAGTGCCTGTTCAGACaaggtgaacacacacacacgttttttgGAAGAGTCTGTATTTAGTCCTGTGTTCGGAAGATATGTCTCTCGATTTATATTCTAGAAAACGGAATTATTGTATCCATCTTCGGTGCTGATAAATGAAATAGACGACTGTATTTGGTGGCCACAGCTATATGCAAATTCAGATGACTAGCCGTCTAACTTGATGGAGAGTTTTAGACAAATCTAGAGCGtctttaagagaaataaatggaagcatTAGCAGTAAATTTCAAAAGTAGTGTGCTTTTCTATCCTAATTCTATTTCTGGTTGTACCTAGAATGGAAGTCTTTAGTTATTTATTGgccaaatatttagtgagcaacTACTACGTGATGGGATATATCAAGATAATAAGACATGGTTTCTGCTTTGACTGTAGTCTAGTTAgggtgaggggtgtgtgtgtgtgggaaacagtcacataaacaaacatttctaacCATGTGACAAGTATTGAAATAGAGGtattacaaaaagtaaaattagtaCAGTCTAGCTCTGCTGAGAGGTGTTGGGGGCAATTCAGTTTACTGTTTGAAGATCCCAGATATAAGTTTTACTGAAATATTATCTCCCAGGCCTGATATGAAGCTTAAAATCTCCCCTAAAAGAGATCCAGTTAACAGGCAAATATCCTGAGGGAGGTAGAGATCGAAATAATAAGCTATAGTAATTTACTGTCAGTCTGTTACTCTTTAGTATGAACtaattttccttcagaaaatcAGTCATGTCAGTAGCAGAGGCACAGTCAGATAtcagtggggacagagagaaggaagggcctGGGATGCTGCCCAGAGAGAAAAGCCTGGGCACCAAGACCCTTTTGGAGGAGTGTGGAATGCATTGGAACTAGAAGCGACTTAAGAGATAATTTGGTTACTTAATATTCTCAtttaagaaattatgaaatattttaaacatgtagagtattctagaaaataataaaacaaactccAATGTACTCAACAGTCAGCCTTGTCAGTCTTtatattttgctgtatttattttatatcttaaattttttttttaacgtttatttattattgagagacacggagacccagagcatgagcaggagtgggacagagaaagagggaggcacagaatccaaagcaggctccaggctccgagctgtcagcacagagccccatgtggggctcgaactcacaaacctcgagatcgtgacctgagccgaagtcgaagtcagatgcttaaccgactgagccacccaggcacctctatttcagatcttttaaagaaaaaaaaaaaaaaatacagcaacaaCAGCACTTCCCCTGGGTagcccctccttccctgtctcaagGTTCCTCCCCAGAGGTAACGACCATTCTGAAATGTCCAATTCCCTCCTGCTactgacaaggaaactgaggtccgaGGAGTGAAGTGATTCCCTTAAGATCACACCATCTGTTTATGTCACATTTGAGACCGAAACCCCAGGTTCTTATCTCAAATCCCAACTTCTTCACAGCTCAGATCAGAGTAGGTGGCCATACAGGGAGAGGGGgattaaaaacaaaggagaacAGAGGACCAAACAAATGTGATTTGTGTCTTGCTGTGTGCTGAGTGTTCCCTCATACGTATTCGATCAGCAAACGCTGCCTAAGTAGCTATGTGGTTTGCCCTCGAATTTATTTCCACTCCACCAGGAATAAAGAGCTGGCAATTATGAGCATCTATAAAGACTCAAAGTCTGCCTCTGTTTTCAGtcttactttcttattttcaatgttttgtaTAAGCAAGTGCCGTATTACGTATAGTTCCCAAAATATATTGGAATGATAAGGCATGTGGATGGCTTTTCAAAGGAAGTCATTGCTCGTCTGGGGACAGTCGGTGATGGTCTGGGTCCAGTACAGTTGGGATCCCAGTGGAGGGATGATTACACCACAATGGTCTGAAACCATAACAAGAACAaatgcgcgtgtgtgcgtgtgcgtgcgggTGTGTGTATTTATGCTTGTGTGAATCGAAAAGCAAGTGATCCGAATTTCTTCTCCTCTTACAGACAGACACCAAACCGGTGCAGATGATGAATATGGACGCCACGTTCTGTATGGGCAACATTGATGGTATTAATTGTAAGATCATAGAGCTTCCCTTTCAAAACAAACACCTCAGCCTGCTTATTCTGCTCCCCAAGGATGTGGAGGATGAGTCCACGGGCCTGGagaaggtgaggagggaggggggtgttCAACACAAAGGTGCCACCTGCTGTGACAAGGAGCCGTGTGGAGGGCACTGTGTGTGGCTCTGACGCTGCCCTGCCTTACACATCACTTGCTCAGTCGTCTCCAAGGGTTTCGTGGCCCTTTCTGGGCCTTTGTCTTTGATATGAAAACAGCCAGCATGTATTTGGCACTCGTGACGAGCCAGGAGCTGTGACGTCCCCATGTACGCCTTCTCCTCGACTTCTTGGGACAGGCCTATCTATTTATTAGAAGCTGTCACGGTGCTCTTGTTGACTGAGGGACCTGAGGCACAGCAGGGGAGGTGACAAGTCTGCGGTCACCTAACTCATCGGTGGCACGTAGAATCAGAATTGGAGCCCAGGAAGTTGGAATCTGTGTTCTTAATCTAGCCTCGAGTGCCTATTGTTAGCACCTTGCGTTAGTGTGGTACATCTGTTACAACCGATGAACCAGTTGTCCACACATTATTCATAaagtctgcagcctgctttagGGTTCACTTTGTGTTGTACCTTCTACGGGTCCGGAAAAGTTCTTTTAATGCGTACACACAGAGGAGATTTTATTATGCTTCATCCTTTATGGAGGTTATTAGAGGCACGAGGTGTAAATAACAGTAGAGGTTCATCTCCTTGTGAAGGATGCTTTTGCTCCCCCTCTGCTCTGGCAGCCCCATCCAGCCACCCAGGGCCACCTGCTCCCCCCTCGGCCCCGTGTTCCCAGCTCCCTAGCTCCCCTCCACCGGGGCCTCGGCCCTTGGCCGGGGAGAAGGACAGACTCGTTGAGGACCCCAGAGGTCACCTGCTTCATTTCCAGTCATGCCTCGGTTACGCCCTGGCTTTCCAGGGAGTGGTTTCAGTCCACGTCCGTCCTACCTGCTGCTTTAATGGTCATTACGCTTTATCCATCACTGGCCTTCGTTactctttttccttaatgtttgtttgcttatttatttatttatttagagctcgagcaggggaggggcagagagagagggagacagagaatcccaagccctgatgtggggctgaaacccatgatcaaaccgtgagatcgtgacctgagccaaaaccaagagtcggacgcttaatggattgagccaccaaggcgtcccTGGCcttcattattcttttattcacaTTCACTGCGCGTTTTCTTTTTCACTCCACTCCATGCCCTATCTCCCCTTCTCTCGCTGTTGTTATTCAGCTGTTTTGCACTTTACCTTACTTACGTGAAAGACCCtcataccatttattttttctgattaaagtacagaatgggagaaaccGAACTTTTGAGCCTCAGAGAAATTCAAGAACACGCTTTGTGTTCTTCTCCAGGGGCCACCATAataagtaccacaaactgagtagcttaaacaagaatttattctctcatagttccaGAGGCTAGAAATCTGAGCTCAGGTGTCGGTTCCTGCTGAGGGTTGTGAAGGAGACTCTGTTCTATGCCTCCCCCCTTAGCTTCTGGAGATTGGCCGccaatctttggtgttccttggcttatacATGTGtcacttcaatctctgcctctgtcttcacgtggctTCCTCCCTGTATGCGCGTGTATCTGTGtccaaaattttcctttttataaggacactggtcatattaagttagggcccatcctaatgacttcatcttaagTAATGACACCTACAAGGATTCTGTTTCCCcgtaaggtcacattctaaggcACTGTGGGTTAAGacttcaatataaaaatttagttttttgtggggagggggcacGATTTGACCCATAACACATATAtaatggaggaggggagaaaactttttttcccccttctgacTAGTCTTTTTGAATTATGAATGAATATTCTTCCCTCTCTTCGTTCTCAGATAATAAATGGGCAAGAGAATATACCTTCTGGCTGAAACATTCTAGTTACTTATGGCAATCTTTCGGTTCTAATAATGTGCCATAGATAAAAACAGTAGTCATTGAAAACCAGATTATCATAGATGAACAAGAGAATCCAATGGTTCCAACGGTACCTTCCCCCACTAAACACAAAACAGACAGACTTGTGAGCAGTCTGTGACCTTGCCATGTTACTGATTTTTATGAGTTTCATGTGAGTGCCTTCCGTGCGGGATTGTCCCATGATAATACGGTCAAGGGACTACCATTGTCAGTTGTATTCGTGTTTCTTCTCCAGCCAGTGAGGGGTTGGGAGGGCAAGGAGCAATTTCAGATTTGCTCAGTGAAGAATTTTGTGACTCCACCATTTCATGTGTCATGGCAtagctctcatttttaaaataaccgaCTGAAACGGATGCATTCATCACCCCCGGTCTTCGAGAATGACCATAGACAGCTTAACAAAGAGTAACTCAGTTTACAAA contains the following coding sequences:
- the SERPINB5 gene encoding serpin B5; protein product: MDALQLANSAFAVDLFKQLCEKEPAGNVLFSPICLSTSLSLAQVGTKGDTANEIGRVLHFGNIKDVPFGFQTVTSDVNKLSSFYSLKLIKRLYVDKSLNPSTEFISSTKRPYAKEMETVDFKDKLEETKSQINQSIKDLTDGRFENILSDSSVSDQTQILVVNAAYFVGKWMKKFPESETRECPFRINKTDTKPVQMMNMDATFCMGNIDGINCKIIELPFQNKHLSLLILLPKDVEDESTGLEKVEQQLNSETLLQWTNPSTMANAKVKLSIPKFKVEKIVDPKASLENLGLKNIFNENTSDFSGMSETKGVALSHVVHRVCLEITEDGGDSMEVPGSRILQHKDEFNADHPFIYVVRHNKTRNIIFFGKFCSP